The following are encoded in a window of Ignicoccus islandicus DSM 13165 genomic DNA:
- a CDS encoding 30S ribosomal protein S17 — MSAVEAGRVGIRGVEPPKIACDDPECPWHGHLKVRGTILEGIVVKKRMQKAVVVRHEYLYYNKKYQRYERRKKNIHARLPPCLANEIKEGDVVVIGETRPLAKSISFVVLGRRKTGGEE; from the coding sequence TTGTCGGCAGTTGAAGCTGGACGCGTGGGAATTAGGGGCGTGGAACCGCCCAAGATAGCGTGCGACGATCCTGAATGTCCATGGCACGGACATCTAAAGGTGAGGGGTACCATCTTAGAAGGTATTGTTGTAAAGAAGAGGATGCAAAAGGCTGTTGTAGTTAGACACGAGTATTTGTACTATAACAAGAAGTACCAAAGATATGAAAGAAGGAAGAAGAACATCCACGCACGATTACCTCCATGCTTAGCTAACGAAATAAAGGAAGGCGACGTCGTAGTTATCGGCGAGACGAGGCCATTGGCTAAAAGCATAAGCTTCGTTGTGCTCGGTAGGAGGAAAACTGGAGGTGAAGAGTAA
- a CDS encoding 50S ribosomal protein L14 — MVKATAIKSRKKITTGLQVGSYVKVTDNSGAKVAQIIGVPGYHGRLRRIPPAGVSDMVVVTVKKGTPEMRHQVVRAIVVRQKKPFRRPDGTWVAFEDNAVIIVNEDGSPKASEVRGPVAREVVERWPRVGNVVSIVV, encoded by the coding sequence ATGGTAAAAGCAACGGCGATAAAATCTAGGAAGAAGATAACAACTGGTCTCCAAGTTGGTTCATACGTAAAGGTTACCGATAACAGTGGAGCTAAGGTAGCTCAAATTATTGGTGTCCCGGGATATCATGGACGCTTAAGGAGGATACCGCCGGCGGGCGTTAGCGACATGGTTGTCGTAACTGTCAAGAAGGGTACCCCAGAGATGCGTCATCAAGTCGTTAGAGCCATTGTAGTGCGTCAAAAGAAGCCTTTCAGGAGACCCGACGGAACGTGGGTTGCGTTCGAAGATAACGCAGTGATAATAGTGAACGAGGACGGATCCCCCAAAGCCTCTGAAGTAAGAGGACCTGTAGCTAGGGAAGTTGTAGAGAGATGGCCACGAGTAGGAAACGTTGTAAGCATAGTGGTCTGA
- the rplX gene encoding 50S ribosomal protein L24 → MPLISSKKPSKQRKFYFNAPLHLRHKFMNAPLSEELQKKYGVKRLPVRKGDTVKIVRGKFRGHEGKVAKVDLKKVRIYVDGATIENSRGERVFYPIHPSKVIITNLGEVDKVREKIINRRKR, encoded by the coding sequence ATGCCCTTGATAAGTTCGAAGAAACCCTCGAAGCAAAGGAAGTTCTACTTCAATGCACCCCTCCACTTGCGCCACAAGTTCATGAATGCTCCATTAAGCGAGGAACTCCAAAAGAAATACGGTGTTAAGAGACTTCCCGTCAGAAAGGGCGATACAGTAAAAATTGTGAGAGGGAAGTTCAGGGGTCATGAAGGAAAGGTAGCGAAGGTAGATTTGAAGAAAGTTAGGATTTACGTAGATGGGGCAACGATTGAAAACAGTAGAGGGGAAAGAGTATTCTATCCGATACACCCATCTAAGGTTATCATTACTAACCTAGGAGAAGTGGATAAGGTTCGCGAAAAGATAATTAATAGGAGGAAGAGGTGA
- a CDS encoding 30S ribosomal protein S4e → MARMGGKRHLKRLAAPAFWPVPKKEAVWVVKPRAGPHPQFESIPLLVLVRDVLKLAETSREARKIISEGKIKVDGRVRKDYKFPVGKMDVIELVGADKYYRMVPYPTKYLIPIEIDAEEAKLKPVRIENKTTVKGGHIQLNLHDGRNILIKVSDPRNPVEAQDYKTLSTLLITLPDQQIQKIIPMKEGVIAIVSSGRNVGRVGRIEGIEAGMGRKETLVKMRDVHGEVFYTVIDYVFPIGEEEPIIKLPEGAWK, encoded by the coding sequence ATGGCTCGAATGGGTGGTAAGAGACACTTAAAGAGACTAGCTGCACCTGCCTTCTGGCCTGTTCCAAAGAAGGAGGCAGTATGGGTCGTAAAACCAAGAGCTGGTCCGCATCCGCAATTTGAAAGTATACCACTACTTGTTCTCGTGAGAGATGTACTTAAATTGGCAGAGACTTCTAGAGAAGCTAGAAAGATCATATCCGAAGGTAAAATCAAAGTAGATGGGCGCGTACGAAAGGACTATAAGTTCCCGGTAGGTAAAATGGATGTAATAGAACTCGTGGGCGCTGATAAGTATTACAGAATGGTTCCATACCCAACAAAATACCTCATTCCAATCGAAATAGACGCAGAGGAAGCCAAGTTAAAGCCTGTAAGGATTGAAAATAAGACCACCGTAAAGGGTGGTCATATACAATTAAACTTGCACGATGGAAGGAACATATTAATCAAGGTAAGCGATCCTAGAAACCCTGTCGAAGCGCAAGACTACAAAACGTTATCTACCTTGCTAATAACTCTTCCGGATCAACAAATTCAGAAGATCATACCTATGAAGGAAGGTGTAATTGCTATAGTTAGCTCCGGTAGGAACGTGGGCAGAGTAGGGCGCATTGAAGGTATAGAGGCTGGTATGGGAAGGAAGGAGACGTTAGTAAAAATGAGGGATGTACATGGAGAAGTTTTCTATACTGTTATTGATTACGTCTTCCCAATAGGGGAAGAAGAACCTATAATAAAATTACCTGAAGGTGCGTGGAAATGA
- a CDS encoding 50S ribosomal protein L5: MSTEIGTLEVPIPQEKVKEIIEKWTSQPMLKPKLAKVTVNIALGESGERLEKAYELLEELTGQKPVKRAAKKTIRTFGIRRGENIAVMVTLRGEKAIDFLKRALEAVNWKIKASSFDEFGNVGFGIKEHIQIPGTKYDPRVGIYGMDVIITLERAGYRVARRRRARSKIPRRHRLTKEEGMVYLAKEFGVKIV, encoded by the coding sequence ATGAGTACTGAAATAGGCACTCTAGAAGTCCCAATTCCACAAGAGAAAGTCAAAGAGATTATCGAAAAGTGGACCAGCCAACCTATGTTGAAGCCCAAGCTAGCGAAGGTTACGGTAAACATCGCTCTAGGAGAAAGCGGCGAGAGACTCGAAAAGGCTTACGAACTGCTTGAGGAGCTAACTGGACAGAAACCTGTCAAGAGGGCTGCAAAGAAGACTATTAGGACATTTGGCATTAGAAGAGGAGAGAACATAGCAGTCATGGTCACGCTTAGGGGAGAGAAGGCAATAGACTTCTTGAAGAGGGCTCTAGAAGCAGTTAACTGGAAGATAAAGGCATCGAGCTTCGATGAGTTCGGCAACGTTGGGTTTGGAATAAAGGAACACATACAAATACCAGGAACTAAATACGATCCTAGAGTAGGTATCTACGGTATGGACGTTATAATAACGTTAGAGAGAGCGGGTTATCGAGTAGCCAGGAGAAGGAGGGCCAGAAGCAAGATACCTAGAAGACACAGACTAACTAAGGAAGAAGGTATGGTTTACCTAGCTAAGGAATTTGGAGTAAAGATAGTGTAA
- a CDS encoding 30S ribosomal protein S14 translates to MAKFRPPKERKFGRGARRCQRCGSQDAVITKYGLYLCRQCFREVAPTLGFKKYR, encoded by the coding sequence ATGGCGAAGTTCAGGCCACCTAAGGAGAGGAAATTTGGAAGGGGTGCGAGGCGCTGCCAAAGGTGTGGTTCACAAGATGCGGTAATCACGAAGTATGGACTCTATCTATGTAGGCAATGCTTCCGAGAAGTCGCACCAACTTTGGGTTTCAAGAAATACAGGTAA
- a CDS encoding 30S ribosomal protein S8: MLDPLANALNTIYQNEMRGNKEAIIMPASKLIANVLRVMQQEGYVGEIEYIDDGRWGKIRVQLLGRINKCGAIKPRQPLSYNDLLRLPEWVRRFLPSKDVGILILSTSNGLMTHKQALEKRIGGIVLAYVY; encoded by the coding sequence ATGTTGGATCCCCTAGCCAATGCGCTCAACACTATCTATCAAAACGAAATGAGAGGCAATAAGGAAGCAATAATAATGCCAGCATCTAAGTTAATTGCTAACGTCTTAAGGGTTATGCAACAAGAGGGGTATGTTGGAGAAATAGAATATATTGATGATGGAAGATGGGGCAAAATCAGAGTCCAGTTATTGGGTAGAATCAACAAGTGTGGTGCTATAAAGCCTCGTCAACCACTGAGCTATAATGATCTACTAAGACTACCGGAGTGGGTCAGAAGGTTCTTGCCATCGAAGGACGTCGGTATACTAATACTAAGCACCTCCAATGGATTAATGACTCACAAACAAGCGTTGGAAAAGAGAATAGGTGGAATAGTGCTAGCATATGTCTATTGA
- a CDS encoding CBS domain-containing protein, translating into MHDILILVKMLEVSSIMKENLVSCEPNCKIEKAIKLMAKNDVGSVVVERGRLVGIFTERDLVKALSKGVSLEAPIREVMSRDPIVALKDESLESIVHKMLERGVRHIPIVDSEGRPIGVISLKDVVRKLYIDCGNI; encoded by the coding sequence ATGCATGATATACTAATACTTGTGAAAATGTTGGAAGTTTCTTCTATAATGAAGGAAAATTTAGTTTCGTGCGAACCCAACTGTAAGATTGAGAAGGCTATCAAATTAATGGCCAAGAACGATGTAGGTAGTGTTGTTGTTGAGAGAGGAAGACTTGTAGGAATATTTACTGAGAGAGATCTCGTTAAGGCTCTTTCTAAGGGCGTATCGCTAGAAGCGCCAATTCGTGAGGTCATGTCAAGAGATCCTATAGTTGCACTAAAAGACGAGAGTTTGGAAAGCATCGTTCATAAGATGCTTGAGCGCGGCGTAAGACACATCCCTATAGTTGATAGTGAAGGACGACCTATTGGAGTAATAAGCCTGAAAGACGTTGTAAGGAAACTTTATATTGATTGCGGAAATATATGA
- a CDS encoding WecB/TagA/CpsF family glycosyltransferase has protein sequence MKNVLEICGVTITNPQGEGILTFDVGKKVYTINMEIIYWALRLRDYKKALNRGTTVIDGHWVYLLLRLKYGKIPLRKAPGSRLIFRLLEEVQRNKVRTLIVGASNEIFEKVRNKFPDAPLFYFDPGEVPLDPRREREKIESIGNLILELKPSVVIIALGPPKQELLIDALSPYLEKGGVGLAIGVGGALKMVAGVEKRAPDIIYNLGLEWAWRLLQDPKRIRKVARSVAALACALTEVTIFRLRELKNHIFPQSI, from the coding sequence ATGAAGAACGTTCTCGAAATATGTGGGGTTACTATAACCAATCCCCAAGGAGAAGGAATACTAACCTTTGATGTGGGGAAAAAGGTCTATACGATAAATATGGAAATAATTTATTGGGCTTTACGTTTAAGAGATTACAAGAAAGCGTTAAATAGAGGTACTACTGTAATCGACGGCCACTGGGTCTATCTATTATTAAGGCTCAAATATGGAAAAATTCCACTAAGGAAAGCTCCCGGTAGCAGACTAATATTCAGACTTCTTGAAGAAGTGCAACGGAACAAAGTAAGAACTTTGATAGTAGGTGCGTCAAATGAAATATTTGAAAAAGTGCGCAATAAATTCCCAGATGCACCATTATTTTATTTCGATCCAGGTGAGGTACCATTAGATCCTCGTCGCGAACGCGAGAAAATAGAATCTATAGGTAACTTGATCTTGGAATTAAAGCCCTCGGTGGTGATTATCGCACTCGGTCCTCCCAAACAAGAGCTCTTGATAGATGCCCTTAGTCCATATTTAGAGAAAGGAGGGGTAGGATTAGCCATAGGAGTGGGTGGAGCGCTCAAGATGGTTGCGGGAGTAGAGAAGAGAGCGCCTGACATAATATACAATTTAGGTCTCGAATGGGCTTGGAGATTATTACAAGATCCTAAGAGAATTCGGAAAGTCGCGCGGAGCGTTGCTGCACTAGCATGTGCTCTTACAGAGGTTACTATTTTCAGATTAAGAGAACTGAAAAATCATATATTTCCGCAATCAATATAA
- a CDS encoding PHP domain-containing protein, with product MPKIKADLHMHSTYSDGLNTVEEMIHSALEKGLKAISITDHNTFKGSKKAIEYVKDKGIELVVLYGNEVRARYSGKLMDILVLCPQVLDDDNYPIDAVKLYEWTRKNNCLYIPAHPYDERRYGCGELIYDLDMDAIEGWNARAPRKVNERAIATAKTLGKPIVSNSDAHEVEMVAAAHNIIEVEELDPYSVIDSILKGKVKIVRGTIPPSIYARYVSKKLVKKTVRHMFFK from the coding sequence GTGCCAAAAATCAAGGCTGACCTACATATGCATTCAACGTATAGCGATGGATTAAATACAGTAGAAGAAATGATTCACTCAGCTTTAGAGAAAGGGCTTAAGGCAATTTCAATCACAGACCACAATACTTTTAAGGGGTCTAAGAAGGCAATCGAATATGTAAAGGATAAAGGCATCGAGCTAGTAGTACTATACGGTAATGAGGTTAGAGCTAGATATTCGGGAAAATTAATGGACATACTGGTCCTCTGTCCTCAAGTCCTAGACGATGACAACTACCCAATTGACGCTGTAAAGCTTTACGAATGGACGAGGAAGAACAACTGTCTCTACATACCGGCTCATCCCTACGATGAAAGAAGATACGGTTGCGGTGAATTAATATACGATCTAGATATGGATGCAATAGAGGGATGGAACGCTAGAGCACCTAGGAAAGTAAACGAGAGAGCCATAGCGACTGCTAAAACTCTTGGGAAACCCATCGTATCGAATAGCGATGCACATGAGGTCGAAATGGTTGCAGCTGCGCATAACATTATAGAAGTAGAAGAACTCGATCCATATTCAGTAATAGATTCGATATTAAAAGGTAAGGTAAAAATAGTTAGGGGTACAATACCTCCTAGCATTTATGCAAGATATGTGAGTAAGAAGTTAGTCAAAAAGACGGTAAGACACATGTTTTTCAAGTAG
- a CDS encoding redox-regulated ATPase YchF: MPLLGVVGKTNVGKSTFFSAATMVEVPIENRPFVTIDPNIGIGYVRVPCVHVKLGLPQCNPIDGFCMKGWRFIPVKLMDVAGLVPGASEGRGLGSQFLEKVSRSDALLIVVDASGSTDEEGNPVPPGSHDPTEDVKILLEEYVNWMFSQILKDWKSFSMKVDTSGESIEDALYKRLSGFKVKRDQIKLALDELSPPSKLSKWSQADIKSFIDKVVEFKPKVIVANKADLPQAESLIERLKEQLPYKVIPTSAAAEMILRKAAKEGYIEYVPGDADFTEVKTLSPKQKKVLETIRKNVLEKWGSTGVVQSLNTVVFDEMDMTVVYPVHDVNRYTDTEGRVLPEARLVKKGITVREFAGLIHSDFQKHFLYAIDALSSRKLGGEHRIDREMVIKIVSAKK, encoded by the coding sequence ATGCCGCTTCTAGGAGTCGTAGGTAAGACTAACGTAGGTAAGTCAACTTTCTTCTCTGCAGCAACCATGGTAGAAGTTCCAATAGAGAACAGACCTTTCGTTACCATAGATCCTAACATAGGTATTGGGTACGTTAGAGTACCTTGCGTGCATGTTAAGTTGGGCTTACCGCAATGCAACCCCATTGACGGTTTCTGTATGAAGGGTTGGCGATTTATCCCGGTTAAATTAATGGACGTTGCTGGACTTGTTCCCGGTGCCTCCGAGGGGAGGGGTCTAGGAAGCCAATTCCTTGAGAAAGTTAGTCGAAGCGATGCCTTACTTATAGTAGTAGACGCGTCTGGCAGTACTGATGAAGAGGGAAATCCAGTTCCTCCTGGATCTCATGACCCAACTGAAGACGTTAAAATTCTGCTTGAGGAGTATGTAAATTGGATGTTTTCTCAAATATTAAAAGACTGGAAGAGCTTTAGTATGAAGGTCGACACCAGCGGTGAATCTATTGAAGACGCCCTATATAAGCGTCTAAGCGGCTTCAAGGTGAAGAGAGATCAAATTAAGTTAGCTTTAGATGAATTATCGCCGCCATCCAAGCTCTCCAAATGGTCCCAAGCTGATATAAAGAGCTTTATCGATAAAGTTGTTGAGTTTAAGCCCAAGGTAATTGTAGCTAACAAAGCGGACTTACCGCAAGCGGAAAGCCTCATTGAACGATTGAAAGAGCAACTCCCATACAAAGTTATTCCAACATCTGCAGCTGCAGAGATGATACTTAGGAAGGCGGCCAAGGAAGGGTATATAGAATACGTCCCTGGTGATGCCGACTTCACTGAGGTTAAGACGTTAAGTCCCAAACAAAAGAAGGTACTTGAGACTATTAGGAAAAACGTCTTAGAAAAATGGGGATCTACTGGTGTTGTACAGTCTCTCAATACAGTTGTATTCGATGAAATGGATATGACAGTGGTGTATCCGGTACATGATGTAAATAGATATACAGACACCGAAGGTAGAGTATTGCCAGAAGCCAGACTCGTCAAAAAAGGTATAACAGTCAGGGAGTTCGCAGGCCTAATACACTCTGATTTTCAGAAGCACTTTCTATATGCAATCGATGCATTATCTTCACGAAAGCTTGGCGGAGAGCATAGAATTGATAGGGAAATGGTTATTAAGATAGTATCCGCCAAGAAGTGA
- a CDS encoding twin-arginine translocation signal domain-containing protein produces the protein METVSTPRRQFLKKALAAGVLAGALGKVSWAEAVDMMAEAVRKGKVNIVWWEAQSCTGDTTSLIQATDPDLIEVLTGAIHLAGPGTVGLAFHDTVMPEWGEGAIEILKMAEKGMYDPFVLVLEGSVPDETHARKYCKDPNRCGYYCFVGEENGRVITCTEWIRRLAKRAVAVVAVGNCASYGGIPANKVLEPPPGWSYPSWSLAPTGAVGFFDDPVRGYKGLISRYADMPEFEPYYNYIYRNCEPKLSPDSDCKPAVAVPGCPANGNGILRVLVHMVLAALYPKIVPLPKASEWLDAYSRPKYIFGHTVHEQCPRAGFYAAGDLRQEPGDNDAKCLFAVGCKGPVANCPWNKFGWVNGVGGPTRTGGVCIGCTMPGFSDAYEPFYKPLPAPAAPSVPTALATTLGAAAIGAIAGYAMSKKHGSKK, from the coding sequence ATGGAAACTGTTAGTACCCCAAGACGACAGTTCTTGAAAAAAGCGCTAGCAGCTGGTGTACTCGCGGGAGCGCTTGGAAAGGTCAGCTGGGCAGAAGCAGTTGATATGATGGCTGAGGCGGTTAGGAAAGGTAAGGTCAATATCGTTTGGTGGGAAGCACAGAGTTGCACTGGCGATACCACTTCTCTGATCCAAGCCACGGATCCCGATTTAATAGAAGTCTTAACTGGTGCCATCCACCTAGCCGGACCTGGAACCGTTGGTCTCGCCTTCCATGATACTGTAATGCCGGAGTGGGGAGAAGGAGCCATAGAAATATTAAAGATGGCTGAGAAGGGAATGTACGATCCGTTCGTATTAGTTCTCGAAGGATCCGTTCCAGATGAGACGCACGCTAGGAAGTACTGTAAGGATCCTAACAGATGCGGATACTACTGCTTCGTAGGAGAGGAGAATGGTAGAGTGATAACATGTACTGAGTGGATAAGGAGACTTGCCAAGAGGGCGGTTGCAGTAGTAGCTGTTGGTAACTGCGCCTCTTATGGAGGCATCCCAGCCAATAAGGTTCTCGAACCTCCCCCAGGATGGAGTTACCCCAGTTGGAGCTTAGCGCCGACTGGCGCCGTCGGATTCTTCGATGACCCCGTAAGGGGCTACAAAGGTCTCATAAGCAGGTACGCTGATATGCCCGAATTTGAACCTTATTACAATTACATATATAGGAATTGTGAACCTAAGCTTAGCCCAGATAGCGATTGCAAACCCGCTGTTGCAGTACCCGGATGCCCAGCTAACGGTAACGGCATCCTAAGGGTTCTAGTACATATGGTTCTAGCTGCCCTCTATCCAAAGATAGTTCCTCTACCAAAGGCATCTGAGTGGTTAGATGCCTACTCTAGGCCTAAGTACATCTTCGGTCACACTGTACACGAGCAATGCCCAAGAGCTGGGTTCTATGCAGCTGGTGACCTCAGACAAGAGCCTGGAGACAACGATGCCAAGTGTTTATTCGCCGTAGGATGCAAGGGTCCGGTAGCAAACTGTCCATGGAACAAGTTTGGATGGGTAAACGGCGTAGGTGGACCAACGAGAACGGGCGGTGTATGTATAGGCTGTACTATGCCCGGCTTTAGCGATGCCTATGAGCCGTTCTATAAGCCACTACCAGCGCCGGCAGCACCCAGCGTACCTACCGCTTTAGCCACCACTCTAGGCGCGGCGGCAATTGGTGCAATTGCAGGGTATGCTATGTCTAAGAAGCATGGTAGCAAGAAGTGA
- a CDS encoding nickel-dependent hydrogenase large subunit yields the protein MSEIFLPASNVKGIRNGVAELFIDPITRIEGHLALKAEIDVNQRKPKDTWVSATMFRGFEVFLRGRAPEDAIAISSRVCGVCGASHANAATIATDMALGAVPTELGVVLRNMAFAMTDHIYDHSIILNLLGGPDYSEIVVKKLTPKCWERALETEAKYSDIHGYRKIADIMKDLNPIVGKIWKLTVKYQRIAREAGVLLYGRHSHPSTLIPGGISTDLSTANSLLEAYTFRLVKLTAWAKFVTSFWMDLADFYNTECGYEKQGMTYPKPTLYSPGLMDDPETYSALGDNYIDIYKEFDKAAMNRGTPSGLYIAGELVSEKPSDMQRNVVELVDSSFYEEWKDKTSLFTKEDPAGQPLVGGNEELMWYHPWNKTTIPKPTDINWGNKYSWAATVRIYWNGKLYPFEVGPIARMFVTAHSQRRTWVEKAGGGIKHGGGKIEVTLPASRNVDDLPKGTWEEVTLTYHAPPFSTTIERVRARAFAMSVDIVETWTNVLKALEYVSHGRSKASRPWKTPSWSLGYGQLEAPRGNVEHWIVVKNDRIANYQIHAPTTQNVGPKGPKGTLRKFCSNEDWITRSPDGYCMSPFEAAAFNTVVTEEIDATQWNGVDYVRAIRSFDPCIACAAHIEFVKDKKTVKTVKKLLANACSI from the coding sequence ATGAGCGAGATATTCCTTCCCGCATCAAACGTAAAGGGAATAAGAAACGGTGTGGCGGAACTCTTTATAGATCCGATCACCAGAATCGAGGGTCACTTAGCACTGAAAGCTGAGATAGATGTGAATCAGAGGAAACCAAAGGACACGTGGGTTTCTGCTACTATGTTTAGAGGATTCGAGGTATTCCTTAGAGGGAGAGCACCGGAAGACGCGATAGCAATTAGTTCTAGAGTCTGTGGCGTCTGTGGTGCGAGTCACGCTAACGCAGCAACTATTGCAACTGATATGGCATTAGGCGCTGTTCCAACAGAATTAGGCGTTGTTTTGAGGAACATGGCCTTCGCAATGACTGACCACATTTACGACCATAGCATAATACTCAACCTCCTAGGAGGTCCCGACTACAGCGAGATAGTAGTAAAGAAGCTAACTCCAAAGTGTTGGGAGAGGGCACTTGAAACTGAAGCCAAGTACAGCGATATCCACGGATATAGGAAAATAGCTGACATTATGAAGGATTTGAACCCTATAGTTGGTAAGATATGGAAATTAACTGTAAAGTATCAAAGAATAGCGCGAGAGGCCGGCGTGCTACTTTATGGAAGGCACTCTCACCCCAGTACTTTAATTCCGGGCGGAATTTCGACTGATTTAAGTACCGCCAACTCGTTACTAGAGGCCTACACCTTTAGGTTAGTGAAACTCACAGCATGGGCTAAGTTCGTCACAAGCTTCTGGATGGATCTAGCTGACTTCTATAACACTGAATGCGGTTACGAGAAACAAGGCATGACCTATCCGAAGCCTACGTTATATAGCCCTGGTCTCATGGATGATCCAGAAACCTACAGCGCTTTAGGCGACAATTACATCGACATCTACAAGGAGTTCGATAAAGCAGCAATGAATAGAGGCACGCCATCCGGACTTTACATTGCAGGTGAACTAGTAAGCGAAAAGCCATCAGATATGCAGAGAAACGTTGTCGAGTTAGTTGACAGCTCTTTCTATGAAGAATGGAAAGACAAAACCAGTCTATTTACCAAGGAAGATCCGGCTGGTCAACCATTGGTCGGTGGTAACGAGGAGCTCATGTGGTATCATCCTTGGAATAAGACTACCATTCCTAAGCCCACCGACATCAATTGGGGTAACAAGTACAGCTGGGCTGCAACCGTGAGGATCTACTGGAACGGTAAGTTATACCCATTCGAAGTCGGTCCGATAGCTAGAATGTTTGTAACAGCTCATAGCCAGAGAAGAACGTGGGTAGAGAAAGCTGGAGGCGGCATAAAACATGGCGGAGGTAAAATAGAGGTAACTCTACCGGCGTCAAGAAACGTCGACGACTTACCGAAGGGCACTTGGGAAGAAGTAACCCTAACTTACCATGCTCCACCATTTAGCACTACCATCGAGAGGGTTAGGGCTAGAGCCTTTGCAATGTCTGTCGACATTGTCGAGACTTGGACTAACGTCCTTAAAGCTCTCGAGTACGTGAGCCATGGAAGAAGCAAAGCATCCAGACCATGGAAGACTCCTTCGTGGAGCCTTGGATATGGTCAATTAGAAGCTCCTAGAGGAAACGTCGAGCACTGGATAGTAGTCAAGAATGACAGGATAGCCAACTACCAGATACACGCCCCAACTACACAGAACGTCGGACCTAAGGGTCCGAAAGGAACCTTGAGAAAGTTCTGCTCCAACGAAGACTGGATTACGAGGAGTCCCGATGGATATTGCATGAGCCCCTTCGAAGCTGCAGCATTCAATACAGTGGTCACTGAAGAGATAGACGCAACTCAATGGAACGGCGTTGATTACGTCAGGGCAATAAGGAGCTTCGATCCATGTATCGCTTGTGCTGCTCACATAGAGTTCGTTAAGGACAAAAAGACGGTAAAAACCGTAAAGAAGCTCCTAGCTAATGCTTGTAGTATATAA